ATAATTTCTTTAAAAAACATGCATGGGTTAGAGACTATGCATTGTTTCGTATTTTAAAAAACCATTTTGATCAAAAACCTTGGCACAATTGGCCAAAAACGTACCAAGATCCTACGAATGCTAAACTAGAAGAATGGGCCAAGAAATTTGAAAAAGAATTGAAATATGAGATCTTTTTGCAATATTTGTGTTTTTCACAAATGGAAAGGGTTAAAAAATATGCCAATGAAAAGAAGGTATTTATCAAAGGTGATATCCCTATTTTGGTGAATAAAGATTCTGTCGATGTGTGGACACAGCAAGACAGCTTTTTTAGAGAAAAGTTTGCAGGCTGTCCACCTGATCGTTTTAATCGTGAAGGGCAAAATTGGGGCTTTCCTCTATTTAATTGGAAACGCATGGAAGAAAATGATTATGCATGGTGGAAAGAACGGTTAAAAGTCGCGCAAAACATTTTTAATATTTATCGTGTGGATCATGCGGTAGGTTTTTTTCGTATTTGGGCAGTACACAAGGGAAAAACTCCAGGATTCGGAAATTTTGAACCCGAAGATAAAAAAAAGTGGTTAGAACATGGATCTAAGGTCTTTCGTATGATGCTTTTAAATACCACAATGCTTCCTATTGCAGAAGATTTAGGCACTGTACCTAAAAAGATTCAAGAGTGTATCAAAAGTTTAGGCATTTGTGGCACGTCGGTGTTACATAGTCAATACCATTGGAGATATCCCCATTTTTTTAAAGATGCTCAAAATTACCATCCTGTATCTATGACAACGGTGGGTACACATGATATGGAGCCACTTGCTGCATGGTACAAAAGATATCCTCAAATCAGTAAACGATTTGCGCATTTTATGCATTGGGATTATGATGGTAAGATGACGCGTTTGCAACAAGAACAAACTTTGACATTTGCACACAGTACAAGTAGCGCTTTTCATATCAATATGTTCGATGAATACTTATCATTAATTGAAGAATTCACCATCGAACCTTTAGAAGATAGACGCATTAATTTACCAGGAATGATCATAAAAAATAATTGGACATTGCGCATGAATCAACCGTTAGAAACTGTCTCCAAACATGAACAGCTTAACCAGACACTATGTCGAATTTTAAAAAACCCCTGATAAAAGTAGCCTTTGTATGTGTGTTGCTTTTTAGTTTTTCATCTAGTGGAAAAATCAAAACGCTCTATTCATCCATCGAAAAAGAATCGCTCTCAAAACAGTTTGCTTTTTTATCCCTTTTTCCAAACTCAGAAGAAGCTGGAAAAATTAAAGAGCATCTAAATGAGCTCATTAAAATACAACTACCCGGCTTTTTATTTGACCCTACAATTGCTTTTCAATTTTCGACACTATTTAATGCTAATGTAGAAGCAGACAGTTCTTTTATCGATTCTGTCGTCGTAGAAAAGCTAAAAATTTTGACAGATCAATTTCCAAATAAACAATTAAAGGGAAATACAGTCTCTTCTTTTGAAGAGTTAAAAAAGCTTGCTGTCGATGAGGTGGATTTGAGTCGGGGATTGTTGTTGATCGATTCTTCTCAGCCTCAATCTACATATGAAACCTTGATTGATTTAATGACTCTGCAAATCCAAGCCTACTTGCCAAAAAATCCCACTCCTATGGATAAAATAAAAGCGATCAATCAATTTTTATTCTATGATATTGGTATCAAGTTTCCTCCAGAATCTCTGTTTGCGAAAAATATCGATACATATACCTTTTTACCTGCAGTTTTGGATTCGCGTTTAGGGGTCTGTTTGGGCGTGAGCGCTCTGTATTTATGCCTAGCGCAACATTTGGATCTGCCTTTAGAAATCATCACACCACCAGGACATATCTATTTGCGTTATCGCGATGATCAAACTCTACTTAATATTGAAACAACTGCCAGAGGGATCCATATTCCCAACGAACACTATCTTGGTGTCAATACTTGCGCTTTGCAAGAGCGTAATATCAAAGAGGTCTTAGGAATGGTCTTGATTAATGAAGCGAGCATTTTTTGGCACAAAAAAGAGTATACAACTGCGATCGATCGATATGAAAAAGCGCTTTTATTTTTACCAAATGATGGCCAATTGCACGAGTTTTTAGGTATTCAATATTTTTTAACCAACCAATTTACAAAAGCAAAAGCACACTTAGAATTTGCAAAAAGCCATCCTTTAGACCATGTCATTTATCAAAGCACGCTTATTGATGATGTATTGAATAGAACATGCACAAAAGAAGCAATAGAGGCTATTTTTGATTCCATTGATTCCTCTTTTGAGTCTGTATTAAAAAAACAAAAGGAACTTAAAAAAATTGTACAAAAAAACCCGCGTTTTGCCTCCGGATATTTTCATTTAGCCGTTGCCACACTTCAATTAGGCCAAGAGTTAAAAGCAGTTCCCTATCTTGAAAAATATTTAATCTTTCATCCCAAA
The DNA window shown above is from Chlamydiota bacterium and carries:
- the malQ gene encoding 4-alpha-glucanotransferase, with protein sequence MKNQILYDKIKNTHAIAQWEGIGFDPHHGFCIPLFSLRTKTSLGIGEFLDLLPLIDWCAKLSMDVIQLLPINDTGTEKSPYSAISSLALNPVYISLHVLEKCHDTPKLRKLYAELEEFEKLKRANYHDVRAKKLEYLYTYFSCPDIFKRHKEDYYNFFKKHAWVRDYALFRILKNHFDQKPWHNWPKTYQDPTNAKLEEWAKKFEKELKYEIFLQYLCFSQMERVKKYANEKKVFIKGDIPILVNKDSVDVWTQQDSFFREKFAGCPPDRFNREGQNWGFPLFNWKRMEENDYAWWKERLKVAQNIFNIYRVDHAVGFFRIWAVHKGKTPGFGNFEPEDKKKWLEHGSKVFRMMLLNTTMLPIAEDLGTVPKKIQECIKSLGICGTSVLHSQYHWRYPHFFKDAQNYHPVSMTTVGTHDMEPLAAWYKRYPQISKRFAHFMHWDYDGKMTRLQQEQTLTFAHSTSSAFHINMFDEYLSLIEEFTIEPLEDRRINLPGMIIKNNWTLRMNQPLETVSKHEQLNQTLCRILKNP